The following are encoded together in the Bos mutus isolate GX-2022 chromosome 3, NWIPB_WYAK_1.1, whole genome shotgun sequence genome:
- the TENT5C gene encoding terminal nucleotidyltransferase 5C: MAEESSSTRDCVSFSVLTWDQVSRLHEVLTEVVPIHGRGNFPTLEITLKDIVQTVRGRLEEAGIKVQDIRLNGSAAGHVLVKDNGLGCKDLDLIFHVALPTEAEFQLVRDVVLCSLLNFLPEGVNKLKISPTTLKEAYVQKLVKVCTDADRWSLISLSNKNGRNVELKFVDSIRRQFEFSVDSFQIILDSLLFFYDCSGHPLSEHLHPTVIGESVYGDFEEALDHLQNRLIATKNPEEIRGGGLLKYSNLLVRDFRPTDQDEIKTLERYMCSRFFIDFPDILEQQRKLETYLQNHFAEEERSKYDYLMTLRRVVNESTVCLMGHERRQTLNLISLLALRVLAEQNIIPNASTVTCYYQPAPYVSDGNFSNYYAAHPPLTYSQPYPTWLPCN, encoded by the coding sequence ATGGCCGAGGAGAGCAGCAGTACCAGGGACTGCGTGTCCTTCAGCGTGCTCACCTGGGACCAGGTGAGCCGTCTGCACGAGGTCCTGACTGAGGTGGTGCCCATCCATGGCCGAGGCAACTTCCCCACCTTGGAGATCACACTCAAGGACATCGTGCAGACTGTCCGTGGCCGGCTGGAGGAGGCAGGCATCAAAGTGCAGGATATCCGGCTGAACGGCTCTGCGGCCGGCCATGTCCTGGTCAAAGACAATGGGTTGGGTTGCAAAGACCTGGACCTCATCTTTCACGTGGCTCTTCCCACAGAGGCCGAGTTTCAGCTGGTCAGGGATGTGGTGCTGTGCTCTCTCCTGAACTTCCTGCCGGAGGGCGTGAATAAGCTCAAGATCAGCCCCACGACCCTGAAGGAGGCGTACGTCCAGAAGCTGGTGAAGGTGTGCACAGACGCTGACCGCTGGAGCCTCATCTCCCTCTCCAACAAGAACGGGCGCAACGTGGAGCTCAAGTTCGTTGACTCCATCCGGCGCCAGTTTGAGTTCAGCGTGGACTCGTTCCAGATCATTCTGGACTCCCTGCTTTTCTTCTACGACTGCTCTGGCCATCCCCTGTCCGAGCATCTGCACCCCACGGTCATTGGGGAGAGCGTGTATGGGGACTTCGAGGAAGCCCTGGACCACCTGCAGAACAGACTCATCGCCACCAAAAACCCCGAGGAGATCCGGGGCGGGGGGCTGCTCAAGTACAGCAACCTCCTGGTGCGGGACTTCCGGCCCACCGACCAGGATGAGATCAAGACCCTGGAGCGCTACATGTGCTCCCGGTTCTTCATCGATTTCCCCGACATCCTTGAGCAGCAGAGGAAGCTGGAGACCTACCTGCAGAACCACTTCGCCGAGGAGGAGAGGAGCAAGTACGACTACCTCATGACCCTGCGCAGGGTGGTCAACGAGAGCACCGTGTGCCTCATGGGCCATGAGCGCAGGCAGACCTTGAACCTCATCTCCCTGCTGGCCCTGCGCGTGCTGGCCGAGCAGAACATCATCCCCAACGCCAGCACCGTCACGTGCTACTACCAGCCTGCTCCCTACGTCAGCGACGGCAACTTCAGCAACTACTACGCGGCCCACCCcccactcacctacagccagccCTACCCCACCTGGCTGCCCTGTAACTAA